The sequence CCAGTGTGCGCTAGTCTGCCCTAGTCTGCCCTAGTCTGTAGTGTTCGCGGCGGCGGAACGACGAGCGATTGCCTCGGCCTGTGCAATAATACGCTCCGCCTCGCGCAGATGGAGCAGTTCGGCCATGCGGCCTTCATGCTTGATGACACCTTTGCCCGCATTTTCCGGAGCGGCGAAAGCGGCAGCGATACTGCGCGCCTGCCCAAGCGCCGCATCCGATGGGCCGAATGCCGCATTGGCAGCGGTGAGCTGGCGCGGGTGGATGACAGTCTTCCCGTTGAAACCGAGCGCCGCGCCTTGCCGGCATTCGCTGGCCAGCCCGGCCTCGTCCGCCAGATCGTTGAACACCCCGTCGATCGCAGCAATATCGTGCGTCCTGGCCGCCACGACTGCCTGGGTCAGCAGCGGCAGCACACTCATGCGATCCGATGTGAGTGTGCAGCGCATTTCCAGCGCCAGATCGTTGGTGCCGAGTACGAATGCCCTAACATCGCAGTCCTTGGCGGCATGGGCGATGGACGGCAAATCGAGGAACGCCGCGCAAGTTTCCAGCATGATCCACATTGTAATGTGTTCAGGCAGCCGATCCCGAGCCGTTTTTACATCGTCCGCACTGGAAATTTTCGGAAGCAAGACCGTAGTGACCGAGCTCTTGCCGAGCGCTGATAGGTCCGCCGCACCCCACTGGGTATCCAGCCCGTTGGCGCGAACGACCAACAGGCGTTCGCCGAAACCGCCTTCGCTGGCAGCAGCAATCGCGGCATCGCGCGCCTCGTCCTTTGCCTCCGGCCCCACCGCATCTTCCAGATCGAGAATGACCGCATCGCAATCCGCTCGGCGTGCCTTGGCAACCGCGCTGGCGCGGTTTGCCGGCAGATACAGGACCGAGCGGAGCAGGGGAGGGGGCTGGGTCAAAGCGATCAATAGCCCGCGACCGTGCCATCCTTGCGCATCTCGGTCGCGCCGGTCAGCACGCCGGTTTCCGGATCGCGCGCGATGGCCTGGTATCCGCCGAACATGATGCCATTATCGATCACTTCGACCGTATGTCCCATCGCCCGCAGCGCCGCGATGGTTTCCGCCGAGATCCCCGGCTCTACGTGCAACGTCCCCAGCGGATCGATTGAGGGTCCGGCCAGCGGCTCGGTCGGTTGGCGCCCGCCATCATGATTGATCCGCGCGGCGTCGCCAGCTTCCTGCAGGTTCATTCCGTAATCGACCATGTTCATCAGGATCTGGACGTGTCCCTGCGGCTGCATCCCGCCGCCCATCAGGCCCAGCGTCATGTAAGGCTGTCCGTCCTTTTTTACGAAAGCGGGAATGATCGTGTGGAACGGCCGTTTGCCGGGTTCGTAGGCATTGGGATGCGCCGGATCGAGGCTGAACAGCTCGCCGCGATCCTGAAACATGAAGCCGAGCCCATCGGGCACCAGCCCGCCGCCCATACCGCGGTAATTGGACTGGATCAGGCTGACCATCATCCCGTCGCCATCGACCACGGTGAGATAAGTCGTGTCGCCTTCGCCCTCCAGCTTGGGTTCGACTTCGATTTCTCCGGGCTGGAATTCCGGGGTAGCGCGCATCGGGTCGATCTGGGCGAAACGCTGGCGGCCATATTCCTCGCTCAGCAATTCTTCGGGGAGGCGGGTGAAATCCGGATCGGCATAGAACCGCGCAACATCGGCATGGGCCAGCCGCTTCGCCTCGGTCAGCATATGGATGAATTCGGGGCTGCCCCGCTCGATCTTGGATAGATCCATGTTTTTCAGGATATTGACCATCTGCAAGGCGGCGAAGCCCTGTCCGTTGGGCGGCAGCTCGCATAATTCGTAACCGCTGCGATATTCAGCGCAGGCCGGTTCGACCCATTGGCTGGAATGTTCGGCAAAATCTTCCAAGGTAAACGCGCTGCCCTGGCGCTGGAGGTAATCTACCATCACCTGCGCCAATTCGCCTTCGTAAAACGCGTCGCGCCCCTCGCGCCCGATGGCCTCCAGCGTGCGTGCGAGATCGGGATTGCGGAAGATCTCGCCTGCTTCCGGCGCGTTGCCGTCGGCGAACCACACGGCGCGGGCATTGTCGAATTCGAAGGGCGTATCCTTTTGCCGGGCGGTATAGGCGCGCAGCGACCGTTCCAGATACATGGCGATAACCGGCGCAACCGGATGGCCTTCTCTCGCATAGCGCACTGTGGGGGCGAGCACGTCGCTCATCGCAAGTTTGCCGAAGCGGCCATGCATGGCGAACCACGCATCCACCGTGCCGGGTATGGTCACCGGCAGCGGACCCACGGCGGGCAGGGCGTCCGCACCCCCCAGCTTTTGCAGCAGCTGGTCCAGCGTCTGGCCCTTGGGGGACCGGCCCGATCCGTTGATGCCGTAAAGCTGTTCGGATCCCGGATCGTAGACGATCGCAAACAGGTCGCCACCGATTCCGTTGCCCGTCGGTTCCATCAATCCAAGCGCCGCATTGGCGGCAATTGCGGCATCCACCGCACTGCCGCCCGCTTTCAGTATGTCGAGTGCGACCTGGCTGGCGAGCGGGTGCGCGGTTGCGGCCATGCCATGCTGCGCAATGACCGGGCTGCGCGACCAGTCCGCGCCAACGGGGCGGGCGCCGGGGCCGATACTTTCGGTGAAATGGGCACGCTCGGTCGCCGGCTCCGCCTCATGCGCGCTTGCAGGCGCGGCCATCAGGGTCAGGGCGGTGGAGATAAGGGCAAGGTATTTCATGTTGCTGTGCGACCTGTCTGTTTGAAGGGGGGCGGCATTTCGTTACATGGCTTGGCGGTTTTCCACCAACTTTTCAACCACATCGGGTTCTGCCAGAGTAGAGGTGTCGCCCAGATTGCCGACATCGCCGCTGGCGATCTTGCGCAATATCCGCCGCATGATCTTGCCGCTGCGGGTCTTGGGCAAAGCGGGCGCGAACTGGATGGCATCGGGTGTGGCGATGGGGCCGATTTCCTTGCGCACCCAGTGAACCAGCTCGGAGCGCAATTCCTCGTCGCCCTCGATACCCGCGACCGGGGTCACATAGGCGTAGATCCCCTGGCCCTTCACATCGTGGGGCATTCCGACGACCGCAGCCTCTGCAACGCTGGAATGGGCAACCAGCGCGCTTTCGATTTCCGCGGTACCCATCCGGTGGCCGGAAACATTGATCACGTCGTCGATTCGCCCGGTAATCCAGTAATAGCCGTCCTCGTCCCGCCGCGCGCCGTCGCCGGTGAAATAGTTGCCCGGATACTGGCTGAAATAGGTGTCGAAAAACCGCTCGTGATCGCCATACACCGTGCGCATCTGGCCGGGCCAGCTATCGGTGATGACCAACGCGCCTTCTGCGGCGCCTTCCTTCAAGGCGCCCTTCTCCGGATCGAGCAAAGCGGGCTGCACGCCGAATATCGGCTTGGTCGCGCTGCCGGGCTTGAGGTCGGTCGCGCCGGGCAGGGGGGTGATCATCGCGCCGCCGGTTTCGGTTTGCCACCACGTATCGACAATGGGGCAGCGTCCCTCGCCAACGACTTCGTGGTACCAGCTCCACGCCTCCGGATTGATCGGCTCCCCTACTGTGCCCAGCAGGCGCAGCGATTTGCGCGAAGTGCTGGTGACGAAATTATCGCCTTCGCGCATCAAGGCGCGCAGCGCGGTCGGCGCGGCGTAGAAAATCTCCACGTCGTATTTATCGATTACCTGCCAGAAGCGGGAGTGATCGGGATAGTTCGGCACGCCTTCGAACATTATCTGTGTCGCGCCGTTGAGCAGCGGGCCGTAAACGACATAGCTGTGGCCGGTCACCCAGCCCACATCGGCCGCGCACCAATAGACCGGCATCGTCCCATCCGCGCCGCGCTGGTAATCGAACACCGCCTCATGAGTCATAGCGGTCCAAACGGCATAGCCGCCGGTGGTGTGGAGCACGCCCTTGGGCTTACCGGTCGATCCGCTGGTGTAGAGGATGAACAGCGGGTCCTCGGCGTCCATTTCTTCGGGCGGACAAGCTTCGGGCAGCTGCGCGATCGCAGTGGCCCAGTCGATATCGCGGCCTTCCTTCATGGGAACATCCGCCCCGGTGCGGCGCAGCAGAATGACCGTATCAACTCCGCCGTTTTGTCCGCCGTTTTGACCGACTTTCTCACACGCCGCATCGACATTGGCCTTGAGCGGGATGCGTTTGCCGCCGCGCAGCCCTTCATCCGCCGTGATCACGATGCGCGACTGGCAATCGGTGATCCTTCCCGCCAGCGCCTCCGGACTGAAGCCTGCGAACACGACCGAATGGACAGCCCCGATCCGGGCGCAGGCGAGCATGGCGATCGCTGCTTCGGGCACCATTGGCAGGTAAATCGTGACCCGGTCGCCTTTCGCCACGCCTTGGCGTTTCAGCGCATTGGCGAACCGTCCGACGTCGCGGTAGAGCTCGTGATAGGTGATCCGGCGCGCTGCCTGGGATGGATCGTCCGGCTCCCAGATGATCGCGATCTCTTCGCCATGTTCGACCAGATGGCGGTCGATGCAGTTGGCGGTGATGTTCAGCGTGCCGCCGGTGAACCAGCGAATGTGGAAATCGTCGCGGTCGAAGCTTGTATCCTTGACCGTATCGAATGGTCTTATCCAGTCGATCCGCTGGGCTTCCTCGCGCCAGAATGCATCCGGATCGCTGATGGAGCGGCGATATTTCGCCTCGTAAGCTGCGCTGTCGATCAGCGCGTTCTGCGACCAGTCTTCGCTTACCGGATAGACGGCTTTCGCCATTACGTTCTCCCTGAAATACGCGGGATAGCTTAACCCGCAGGGGAGTGTTTCGCCAAGCCGATAAGTTGAAACCTATGCCGGTTTCAGAGCCTTGCGTGCAGCCATAATCATTTCCGGCGGAGAGCAGGGCTTGTTCAACGCCGCAACGCCGGGGAACCGCACTTCGACAGAACGACGATCATAGGCGCCGGAATGGAAGATTACCGGGACGTCCTCGTCCATGAGCATCTTGGCGAGCGGGAAGACCTGCCCGTCGCTGAGGTTGATGTCGAGTATGGCGAGGTCGGGCTTGTCCTTCTGCATCGCCAGCAGCACCGAGGAGATGTTTTCATGCGGACCTTCGGTGCGAAACCCTGCTTCCTCAATCGTATTGCACAGGTCGAGGCCGACGATCAGCTCGTCCTCCGCAATAAGCACCATCGGCTGTTCCATCATGCATCCCTTCGATTGTCCCGTAACAAATGTTAACCAAGGACCGGCGTCGCGGTTCCGACGACCGAAGGGAAATGGCGCGTTAGAGGTTGCCGAACTTCGCGGCGTAGGCGGCCATATCGCCCCTATCGAGCAAGCTGGCCTGCGTGACCCAATCGTCGCGCCTGATACGCCCGGCAAACCGATCGAGCTGCGCGTCGATACGGTCTATCTCCGCATCGTCCCACGCTGCGATCTGGGCGAAGCTGGTGACCCCTAATTCGCGCAATCGAGTGTGCAGTTTGGGTCCGACCCCTTTGAGCCGGGTCAGATCGTCACTGCCAGCAGGGGGGGTATGGGCTGCAGATTTGGCAGGCTCTGCCGGTGCGTTCCGTTCCTGCTTCATCGCATCTTTGGCCGCAATTTCTACCGCAGTGCCTGCCC comes from Alteripontixanthobacter sp. and encodes:
- a CDS encoding CoA ester lyase, encoding MTQPPPLLRSVLYLPANRASAVAKARRADCDAVILDLEDAVGPEAKDEARDAAIAAASEGGFGERLLVVRANGLDTQWGAADLSALGKSSVTTVLLPKISSADDVKTARDRLPEHITMWIMLETCAAFLDLPSIAHAAKDCDVRAFVLGTNDLALEMRCTLTSDRMSVLPLLTQAVVAARTHDIAAIDGVFNDLADEAGLASECRQGAALGFNGKTVIHPRQLTAANAAFGPSDAALGQARSIAAAFAAPENAGKGVIKHEGRMAELLHLREAERIIAQAEAIARRSAAANTTD
- the ggt gene encoding gamma-glutamyltransferase, which encodes MKYLALISTALTLMAAPASAHEAEPATERAHFTESIGPGARPVGADWSRSPVIAQHGMAATAHPLASQVALDILKAGGSAVDAAIAANAALGLMEPTGNGIGGDLFAIVYDPGSEQLYGINGSGRSPKGQTLDQLLQKLGGADALPAVGPLPVTIPGTVDAWFAMHGRFGKLAMSDVLAPTVRYAREGHPVAPVIAMYLERSLRAYTARQKDTPFEFDNARAVWFADGNAPEAGEIFRNPDLARTLEAIGREGRDAFYEGELAQVMVDYLQRQGSAFTLEDFAEHSSQWVEPACAEYRSGYELCELPPNGQGFAALQMVNILKNMDLSKIERGSPEFIHMLTEAKRLAHADVARFYADPDFTRLPEELLSEEYGRQRFAQIDPMRATPEFQPGEIEVEPKLEGEGDTTYLTVVDGDGMMVSLIQSNYRGMGGGLVPDGLGFMFQDRGELFSLDPAHPNAYEPGKRPFHTIIPAFVKKDGQPYMTLGLMGGGMQPQGHVQILMNMVDYGMNLQEAGDAARINHDGGRQPTEPLAGPSIDPLGTLHVEPGISAETIAALRAMGHTVEVIDNGIMFGGYQAIARDPETGVLTGATEMRKDGTVAGY
- the acs gene encoding acetate--CoA ligase; translation: MAKAVYPVSEDWSQNALIDSAAYEAKYRRSISDPDAFWREEAQRIDWIRPFDTVKDTSFDRDDFHIRWFTGGTLNITANCIDRHLVEHGEEIAIIWEPDDPSQAARRITYHELYRDVGRFANALKRQGVAKGDRVTIYLPMVPEAAIAMLACARIGAVHSVVFAGFSPEALAGRITDCQSRIVITADEGLRGGKRIPLKANVDAACEKVGQNGGQNGGVDTVILLRRTGADVPMKEGRDIDWATAIAQLPEACPPEEMDAEDPLFILYTSGSTGKPKGVLHTTGGYAVWTAMTHEAVFDYQRGADGTMPVYWCAADVGWVTGHSYVVYGPLLNGATQIMFEGVPNYPDHSRFWQVIDKYDVEIFYAAPTALRALMREGDNFVTSTSRKSLRLLGTVGEPINPEAWSWYHEVVGEGRCPIVDTWWQTETGGAMITPLPGATDLKPGSATKPIFGVQPALLDPEKGALKEGAAEGALVITDSWPGQMRTVYGDHERFFDTYFSQYPGNYFTGDGARRDEDGYYWITGRIDDVINVSGHRMGTAEIESALVAHSSVAEAAVVGMPHDVKGQGIYAYVTPVAGIEGDEELRSELVHWVRKEIGPIATPDAIQFAPALPKTRSGKIMRRILRKIASGDVGNLGDTSTLAEPDVVEKLVENRQAM
- a CDS encoding response regulator; translation: MVLIAEDELIVGLDLCNTIEEAGFRTEGPHENISSVLLAMQKDKPDLAILDINLSDGQVFPLAKMLMDEDVPVIFHSGAYDRRSVEVRFPGVAALNKPCSPPEMIMAARKALKPA